In Bradyrhizobium guangxiense, the following are encoded in one genomic region:
- the urtD gene encoding urea ABC transporter ATP-binding protein UrtD has protein sequence MLVGHQPKEFLLAVSGLTVSFDGFKAVNDLSFYVEENEIRVIIGPNGAGKTTVLDLICGKTKATSGSIQFRGKELTKMKENEIVQTGVGRKFQTPSVFEDLTVFENLEISFPRGRTVFGSLTFQRDQLVKDRVEEVAEMIFLKDKLNTYADELSHGQKQWLEIGMLLIQDPDLLMLDEPVAGMSVSERAKTAELLNRIIKNRSVLVIEHDMKFVEDIAHKVTVLHQGQILSEGTMEKVKNDPKVVEVYLGH, from the coding sequence ATGCTTGTTGGTCATCAGCCCAAGGAATTCCTGCTCGCGGTTTCCGGCCTGACCGTCTCGTTCGACGGGTTCAAGGCGGTCAACGACCTCTCCTTCTACGTCGAGGAGAACGAGATTCGCGTCATCATCGGTCCCAACGGCGCCGGCAAGACCACGGTGCTCGACCTGATCTGCGGCAAGACCAAGGCGACCTCGGGCTCGATCCAGTTTCGTGGCAAGGAGCTCACGAAGATGAAGGAGAACGAGATCGTGCAGACCGGCGTCGGGCGCAAATTCCAGACGCCGTCGGTGTTCGAGGATCTCACCGTGTTCGAGAACCTCGAGATCTCGTTTCCGCGCGGCCGCACCGTGTTCGGCTCGCTGACCTTTCAACGCGACCAGCTGGTGAAGGACCGGGTCGAGGAGGTCGCGGAGATGATCTTCCTCAAGGACAAGCTCAACACCTATGCCGACGAGCTCAGCCACGGCCAGAAGCAGTGGCTCGAGATCGGCATGCTGCTGATCCAGGATCCGGACCTCCTGATGCTGGATGAGCCGGTCGCCGGCATGAGCGTATCCGAGCGCGCCAAGACGGCAGAGCTGCTCAACCGCATCATCAAGAACCGTTCGGTGCTGGTGATCGAGCACGACATGAAGTTCGTCGAGGACATCGCGCACAAGGTCACCGTGCTGCACCAGGGCCAGATCCTCTCGGAGGGGACGATGGAGAAGGTGAAGAACGACCCGAAGGTCGTCGAAGTGTACCTGGGGCACTGA
- the urtB gene encoding urea ABC transporter permease subunit UrtB produces MFGDYSLGDLGSIFVMQGFAGLILFSVYVLMALGLAIIFGQMGVINMAHGEFMILGAYVTWMTSNLFQVYLPSLFSGYFFLAMILAFLASGALGMLVEWVLIRHLYKRPLDTLLATWGLSLMLQQAYRSVFGAREVGVELPQWMLGSLHVTDSIEVPINGVFVMCLTVLITIAVAYVLYMSRWGRQVRAVVQNRIMAGAVGINTEKVDRYTFGLGCGIAGVAGSAFTMIGSTGPTSGQLYIVDTFLVVVFGGAASLLGTIASAFSISQTQSTLEFFMSGSMAKVLTLLAVVGILMLRPQGLFALKVRK; encoded by the coding sequence ATGTTCGGCGACTACTCGCTTGGTGATCTCGGCTCCATCTTCGTCATGCAGGGTTTTGCAGGACTGATCCTGTTCTCGGTCTACGTACTGATGGCGCTCGGACTTGCCATCATCTTCGGCCAGATGGGCGTCATCAACATGGCCCATGGCGAGTTCATGATCCTCGGGGCCTACGTCACCTGGATGACCTCCAATCTCTTCCAGGTCTATTTGCCGAGCCTGTTCAGCGGCTACTTCTTCCTTGCCATGATATTGGCCTTTCTCGCATCCGGCGCGCTGGGCATGCTGGTGGAATGGGTGCTGATACGGCACCTCTACAAGCGTCCCCTTGATACGCTGCTCGCGACCTGGGGCCTCAGCCTGATGCTGCAGCAGGCCTATCGCTCCGTGTTCGGCGCACGCGAGGTCGGCGTCGAGCTGCCGCAATGGATGCTTGGCTCGCTGCACGTCACCGACAGCATCGAAGTGCCGATCAACGGCGTCTTCGTGATGTGCCTCACCGTGCTGATCACCATCGCCGTCGCCTATGTGCTCTACATGTCGCGCTGGGGCCGCCAGGTGCGCGCCGTTGTGCAGAACCGCATCATGGCCGGCGCCGTCGGCATCAACACCGAGAAGGTCGATCGCTACACGTTCGGCCTCGGTTGCGGCATCGCCGGCGTCGCCGGCAGCGCCTTCACCATGATCGGCTCGACCGGGCCGACCTCCGGACAGCTCTATATCGTGGATACGTTCCTGGTCGTGGTGTTCGGCGGCGCCGCCAGCCTGCTCGGGACCATCGCCTCCGCGTTCTCGATCTCGCAGACGCAGTCGACGCTCGAATTCTTCATGTCGGGGTCGATGGCCAAGGTGCTCACGCTGCTTGCCGTCGTCGGCATCCTGATGCTGCGACCGCAGGGTCTGTTCGCCCTCAAGGTCCGCAAATAA
- the urtE gene encoding urea ABC transporter ATP-binding subunit UrtE, translating into MLAISDLHVAYGQSEVLHGLNVKVAPNEIVAIMGRNGMGKTTLMKSLMGILPARSGSVTMDGAELGGLKSYERVAKGLAYVPQGRMIFSTMTVKENIETGLVVAGESEVPGDIYELFPVLLEMKGRRGGNLSGGQQQQLAIARALATKPKVLLLDEPTEGIQPSIIKEMARTLKRIRDEKGLSIVVSEQVLSFALDIADRVLVIENGEIVRDDPRDAVDAAQVSKYLSV; encoded by the coding sequence ATGCTGGCTATTTCAGATCTCCACGTTGCCTACGGCCAGAGCGAGGTGCTGCACGGGCTCAACGTCAAGGTCGCGCCGAACGAGATCGTGGCGATCATGGGCCGCAACGGCATGGGCAAGACCACGCTGATGAAGTCGCTGATGGGCATCCTGCCGGCTAGAAGCGGCTCGGTAACCATGGACGGCGCCGAGCTCGGCGGCCTCAAGAGCTACGAGCGTGTCGCCAAGGGGCTCGCTTACGTGCCGCAGGGCCGCATGATCTTCTCGACTATGACGGTGAAGGAGAACATCGAGACCGGTCTCGTGGTCGCAGGCGAATCCGAGGTGCCTGGCGACATCTACGAATTGTTTCCGGTGCTGCTGGAAATGAAGGGCCGCCGCGGCGGCAATCTGTCCGGCGGCCAGCAGCAGCAGCTCGCCATTGCGCGCGCGCTCGCGACCAAGCCGAAGGTCTTGCTGCTGGACGAGCCGACCGAAGGCATTCAGCCCTCCATCATCAAGGAGATGGCGCGCACCCTCAAGCGCATCCGCGACGAGAAGGGGCTCTCGATCGTCGTCTCCGAGCAGGTCCTGAGCTTCGCGCTCGACATCGCCGACCGCGTGTTGGTGATCGAGAACGGCGAGATCGTGCGCGACGATCCGCGCGACGCCGTCGATGCCGCGCAGGTTTCGAAATATCTGTCCGTCTAA
- the urtC gene encoding urea ABC transporter permease subunit UrtC gives MIINSRFFNRSELMGFIALAAVLLVILPLTLDVFRLNLVAKYLTYAFVALGLVLCWGYGGILSLGQGVFFGLGGYCMAMFLKLEASSVENTKIQSTPGIPDFMDWNQITALPFFWQPFHSLTFTILAIILVPGIFALIIGTAMFKRRVGGTYFAIITQAVAAILTILIVGQQGYTGGINGMTDLRTLKGWDIRPDHAKVILYFVEVVLLFACIGIAQFIRLTKLGRILVAMREQEDRVRFSGYSVANFKIFAFCMAAIFAAIGGAMFALNVGFMSPSFVGIVPSIEMVIYTAVGGRMSIFGAIWGAILVNFAKTSLSESFPQLWLFGLGALFIAVVLAFPNGLSGLWADYVQPHIDRLFASRKAKSGWNGNSVADGAPAE, from the coding sequence ATGATCATCAACTCACGCTTCTTCAACCGATCCGAACTCATGGGCTTCATCGCGCTCGCCGCCGTGCTGCTCGTGATCCTGCCGCTGACGCTCGACGTGTTCCGCCTCAATCTGGTCGCGAAATATCTGACCTACGCCTTTGTCGCGCTCGGCCTCGTGCTGTGCTGGGGCTATGGCGGCATCTTGAGCCTGGGGCAGGGCGTGTTCTTCGGCCTCGGCGGCTATTGCATGGCGATGTTCCTCAAGCTCGAAGCCTCCAGCGTCGAGAACACCAAGATCCAGTCGACGCCCGGCATCCCCGATTTCATGGACTGGAATCAGATCACGGCGCTGCCGTTCTTCTGGCAGCCGTTTCACAGCCTCACCTTCACCATCCTCGCCATCATCCTGGTCCCCGGCATCTTCGCCCTGATCATCGGCACCGCGATGTTCAAGCGCCGCGTCGGCGGCACCTACTTTGCCATCATCACCCAGGCCGTCGCCGCCATCCTCACCATCCTGATCGTCGGCCAGCAGGGCTATACCGGCGGCATCAACGGCATGACCGATCTGCGCACGCTCAAGGGCTGGGACATCCGGCCCGACCACGCCAAGGTCATCCTGTACTTCGTCGAGGTGGTGCTGCTGTTCGCCTGCATCGGCATCGCGCAGTTCATCCGTCTGACCAAGCTCGGCCGCATCCTGGTGGCGATGCGCGAGCAGGAGGACCGCGTCCGCTTCTCCGGCTACAGCGTCGCCAACTTCAAGATCTTCGCCTTCTGCATGGCCGCGATCTTCGCCGCAATCGGCGGCGCCATGTTCGCGCTCAATGTCGGTTTCATGTCGCCGTCCTTCGTCGGCATCGTGCCGTCGATCGAGATGGTGATCTACACCGCGGTCGGCGGGCGGATGTCGATCTTCGGCGCGATCTGGGGCGCCATCCTGGTGAATTTCGCCAAGACCAGCCTGTCGGAATCCTTCCCGCAGCTCTGGCTGTTCGGTCTCGGCGCGCTGTTCATCGCGGTCGTGCTCGCTTTCCCGAACGGTCTGTCCGGGCTTTGGGCCGACTACGTGCAACCGCACATCGATCGGCTGTTCGCCTCGCGCAAGGCGAAGTCGGGCTGGAACGGCAATTCGGTCGCCGACGGCGCGCCGGCAGAGTGA